From the Paenibacillus sp. MMS20-IR301 genome, the window GACTATCTGGAGCACCAGCGGCCTGCTGCAGCCGGACTCTGCCGCACCGGCGCTTGAAGTGCTGCGCCGGCTGGAGCTGCCGGCGGAGCTGATTCCCCGGCTGGTTCCGGCCGGCACCGTACTCGGTGAACTGCGGCCCGAGCTGCAGGCGGAGCTGGGTACAGGACCGCTGAAGGTGATAGCCGGCGCTTCCCATGACACGGCTGCTGCTGTCGCTTCGATCCCTTACGGTTCGGATTCCGGGCCGGACGGATTTGGCGGGAGCCGGGGAATACGCCCGGAGATGAGTCAAGGCAGGAGTCCAATGCACAGCACTGCTGGAGCTGCAGCTCCGGCCGGCTCCGCCGCATTCATCAGCTGCGGCACCTGGTCGCTGGCCGGCCTCGAGACAGCAGAGCCGGTACTGAGCGCTGAAGCCTGTTCCTACGGCTTCACGAATGAGAGCTGCTTCCGCGGCACCAACCGGCTGCTGAAGAATATCACCGGCCTGTGGCTGCTGCAGGAGACCCAGCGCGGCTGGGCAGAGGCGGGCGAGCCGCTCAGTCATCAGGAGGCGGCTGCTCTTGCAGCGAACCTTGACCGGTCCACAGCAAGGGTAGCCATACTGGACCCGAATGATCCCGTGTTCAGCACACCGGGGAATATGCCCCTGCGGATTGAATCCTATTGCCTGCGCACCGGCCAGCCGGTGCCGCAGACCAAGGCGGAGATTATCCGCACCATTCTGGAAAGTCTGGCTGAAGCCTATGCCGGAACGATCCGGGAGCTGGAGCTGCTGACAGGAACTCCGGTCAGCTGTATTCATATGGTCGGCGGAGGTATTCAGAACACGCTGCTGTGCCAGCTTACCGCCGACGCCACCGGCAAAGAGGTGATCGCCGGACCAGTCGAGGCCAGTGCGACCGGCAACATCGTAGTGCAGCTTGCAGCATTAGGTGTAATTGCGGCTGCAGATGCCCGGTCCATTGTCGAGCGGTCGTGTGCACCTGTCAGCTATCTGCCGGCTTCATCTACTATTCACAGCAATCAAGGAGGACAATTATGAATACCAGGGAAGAGGAATTACGCCTGCTTATCTGCGATATCGGCCGTAATTTGTTCAATAAGGATTTTATCGCCGCGAATGACGGCAATATTTCGGCCCGCCTGTCAGCTACGGAGGTGCTGGCTTCTCCAACCGGAGTCAGCAAAGGCTACCTGAAGCCGCATATGCTGGTCAAAGTAAACCTGCAGGGGGACATCCTTGAAGCTGCAGAGGGCTACCGGCCATCCACTGAAGTGAAGATGCATCTGAAGATTTACAATGAGCTGCCGGAAATGGGCGGTGTGGTTCATGCGCATCCGCCGTATGCTACGGCTTTTGCCATCAAGGGTGAATCCCTCGACAAAATGATGATGCCCGAGTCTGTAATTGCCATGGGAGACATTCCGCTGGCGGCTTACGGCACGCCTTCGACCGAAGAGATTCCTAATTCGCTGATTCCCTTCCTGGGCAAGAAAACCGCTGTGCTGCTGGAGAGCCATGGCGCATTAACCTGGGGGAAAGATGTGATGGGCGCGTATATGAATATGGAGCGGCTGGAATATACGGCGAAGCTGACCTTCCTGACGCGGATGATCGGCGGGGAACGGGAGCTGCCGCAGCACCGGATTGAAGAGCTGGTGGCGTTGCGGTCCTTTTACGGAATGTAGCGGTGTGAGGCTTAAGTTTAAGGAGGACAGACCGTTATGCTCAAAAAAATTCCCAAGCTGCTCTCACCGGAGCTCGTCCGCATCCTGATGGAGATGGGCCACGGTGACGAACTGGTTCTGGCCGACGCCAACTACCCGGGACACGGGCTGCATTCCAGGGTGCTCCGGGCCGACGGCATTGGTATTCCCCGGCTGCTGGACGCCATTCTGGAGCTGCTCCCGCTCGATCACTACGCCCCGGCGCAGGCGGCATTCATGGCCGTAGTGGAAGGTGATCCGACCGTTCCGGTCATCTGGGACACCTACAAGGAGATTTTGGCCAGACATGACGGCGAAGCAGTCGTTGAGTATGAAGAGCGTTACGATTTCTACAACCGCTCGAAGCAGAGTTACGCA encodes:
- a CDS encoding rhamnulokinase family protein; the encoded protein is MRIIKLLAVDLGASSGRVMLGTYAEGRVAVEEIRRFPNLPVEADGHLYWNVPQLFQEIKLGIKAAVDSHGPLEAMSVDTWGVDYGFLDEHGELLGLPHHYRDQRMEAIASRLEAALPPEEQFRLTGNQSGTINTVYQLYADLQGDPGLRAGAGLLLMMPDLFHYMLSGMAAAEQTIWSTSGLLQPDSAAPALEVLRRLELPAELIPRLVPAGTVLGELRPELQAELGTGPLKVIAGASHDTAAAVASIPYGSDSGPDGFGGSRGIRPEMSQGRSPMHSTAGAAAPAGSAAFISCGTWSLAGLETAEPVLSAEACSYGFTNESCFRGTNRLLKNITGLWLLQETQRGWAEAGEPLSHQEAAALAANLDRSTARVAILDPNDPVFSTPGNMPLRIESYCLRTGQPVPQTKAEIIRTILESLAEAYAGTIRELELLTGTPVSCIHMVGGGIQNTLLCQLTADATGKEVIAGPVEASATGNIVVQLAALGVIAAADARSIVERSCAPVSYLPASSTIHSNQGGQL
- a CDS encoding class II aldolase/adducin family protein — translated: MNTREEELRLLICDIGRNLFNKDFIAANDGNISARLSATEVLASPTGVSKGYLKPHMLVKVNLQGDILEAAEGYRPSTEVKMHLKIYNELPEMGGVVHAHPPYATAFAIKGESLDKMMMPESVIAMGDIPLAAYGTPSTEEIPNSLIPFLGKKTAVLLESHGALTWGKDVMGAYMNMERLEYTAKLTFLTRMIGGERELPQHRIEELVALRSFYGM
- the fucU gene encoding L-fucose mutarotase, producing the protein MLKKIPKLLSPELVRILMEMGHGDELVLADANYPGHGLHSRVLRADGIGIPRLLDAILELLPLDHYAPAQAAFMAVVEGDPTVPVIWDTYKEILARHDGEAVVEYEERYDFYNRSKQSYAILITGEEALYGNIILKKGVIPPDAEA